The following nucleotide sequence is from Mucilaginibacter sp. cycad4.
CAGCAAACATACATGATCAAAGTACAACGTTTGAAAGACGGCCGCTGGGCAATTTTCAAGGACGTTTTTGTAGCAGGCATGACCACAGCCAAAACGCTTGTTGCGTCAAGTACAAGCACTACGGGCGGCGGCTACAGCACTTACTATTACTCCTATCTCGAATCAACATGTACTACCGCCGGCCGCTTTCAATGGGACAACTTTGATATGTATACCCGTGTGCTTCAATTTACCACCACAGGGGCAAACGGAACGGCTAATAATGTAACACAGCCTGCTTATTATGAAAATGAAAGCGTAACCCTGTATGGGCTAAAAATAATATCAAGGGGCAACTTTGTTATTAACCAACTGGTAATGAACACATCCGGGGCAGGTTTCGAAGGCTATTTCAATAGTTCAGGGAGTTTGTACCGATCAGATGATTCGTACTATTCTACATCGTCTGATGCATTGATAAGCTCGGTAACTTATACCGGGAACGCTATCCAGAATTATAATGTGGGCGATCTTATAACGAGTTCGGGCAATACCGATGGGTCATACTCGGTGCCCGGGTATTATTTTTGGACGGGCACGGTAAAAAGCCAGCTAAATTATGGTGGCAGCCCTACAGGTACCATTACCGTCACCAGCATTAACACCCTTACGGGGAATGGTAACAGCTCGGCCATTACTTATACGGGCCCATCGTCAAATGGTAATATCATAACTTTTGCAAATGCTATTGACTGGACAGGCGCATCTGACAATAACTGGAACAATACCGGCAACTGGAGCCCGGCAACGGTGCCAACTTCAACTAATGTGGCACGCATAGGTGTTGTTTCATTTAAAAACCAGCCTATTGTTCAAAGCAGCGTACCCAGTATAGCGTCCATGGTATTTGGCCCTTTAACCAGCACGCTATCCGGGTCTCCGTCAATTACCTTAACTATCAATAATACCTATTCACTTACGGTAAATGGCGCCATAACACAAAACCACAACAGCAGCAGCGGTGATGTAACAACAACCATTACGGGTACAGGAAACGCAACATTAAGCTGCAACTCATTTATTGTCGGCGATAATACAACGCCGCCCGCGCCGAACATATTTAGCTCGCCAACATCAAATACCACTACCATCAATACCACAGTCCCCGTATTTAGTATCACCAATTCGTTATCATTAAATACCACGTCTTCGGCACTTGGCTATTACGCCTTAGGGTTCCTGCAAAACTATTCGGTAAATAATGCGGCATTCCATCTAAATTCCGGATCATTAACTGTAAGCAACATAGCTACTACCAATTTAAACTATGTAAACCGGAATGATGGTATAGTAACTATAACCAACGCCGCATTAGTTGATATGGATACCGGTACCGGTGCCTCCACATTAACTTTAACTGGCAATACCCCATTGAGTGCTGCTACCGGCGGTACTATTGATTTCACAACAGGCGGAATCGGTACAGGACTTGTAAATTATGCAGCAACCTCGGGCACGCAAACAGTATACGCTACTAATGACAGCTTTATCGGAACCAACCCTTCCAATTATGATAACCTTACTTTATCAGGAGCTGCTGCTAAAACTGTTGACGGAGGTGCGCTAACTGTAAGCGAAAGCTGGGCCACAAGCGGCGGCGCCATAAACCTTAACACTAATAACCCTGTTATAACTGTTACAGGTACCTGGACCAACTCAGCAAACGTAACCCAGGGTTCGGGCAACATTGCCATTACAGGCAATACTACTAACAGCGCTGTTATAACGGGCGGTTCGGGCACACTAACTTTCAATGGCGATTATACCAATACAGGTACGTTTACGGCAGGTACCGGGACTGTATTCTTTAGTAAAGCAGGCGCTCAATCCCTTACAGACAACAGCACCAACGGCACAAAATTCAATAATGTTACTGTTAACGGCAGCAATACCAAAACCATGTCGGGCACAGGTAAATTCGCGGTATCATCCTCGGGTATACTTACTATGGGCGGTACAGCTACCCTTGCCGCCGGCGGCGTTTTAACATTAAACTCCGATGCTACGGGCTCGGCCACTGTAGATGCTATTCCTTCCGGAACAGCAATTACAGGCAATGTAAACGTACAGCGTTTTATAAGCGGCGGCAATTCATATAACAGGGGGTACCGTTTGCTTTCGTCGCCGGTTAACACGGGTTCGCCTGCTAAGGTTATCAGTATAAATTACCTTAAAAATTCATCATGGATAACCGGCACTACGGGTACTACAGGCGGCTTTGATAAATCGGGCAATCCCACAATTTATTGCTTCAGGGAGAATATAGCCTCATCGCAAGCCTCTTTTACAGCCGGCAACTTCAGGGGGATCAACAATATCAACTCATCTCCAACTTATATTTTTGATACAGACGGCTCACATACCATACCTGTTGGCAACGGCTTCCTTTTCTTTTTCAGGGGAGACAGGACAGCTGCCGATCTTGCAACGTCAACAACAGCAAGCTATGTGCCTACCAACACCACTTTAACAACAACAGGCACGTTAAATACAGGCAACATTACTGTAACAAACTGGTACAGCGGCACAACCAGCCTCTTGTTCAGCAATACTACAGGCAGCCAGGTTAACGGATATAACCTGGTTGGAAACCCTTACGCGGCCACCATCAATTGGGAAAAATTTAACCGCAGGGGCACAACAACAACCGTTTCCGCCACATCTTCGATTTATGGGGCAGGTTTCCCGTCGGAGGTATCTTCGGCTGCAACCTTATCGGCTCCGGGCAAAATATGGGTTTACAACCCAAAAACAAAGCAGTATGCCAGCTACATGCAAAAAGCAACTGCTATATCAACGGCGGATACAACTACCAATATTAATCCCGGCATTTCAAGCGATGGCTATGCAAGTAATATGATAGCCAGCGGGCAGGCCTTTTTTATACAGGCTACGTCAGCTTCGCAATCATTAACTTTCAGGGAATCGGCGAAATCAACAACGCAACCAACAGCATCAAACCTGATTGCCCTACTAAGTGCCCCTGCTGATAAGGGCTTGCAAAAACTGGCTGCCACAGCTGCCGATATGGGCATATTGAAAGCCGCCGAAGCACAATCAGCGGCTTCACAACAAACTTCATCATCATCGGCCGAACCGATATTAAGGCTGCAAATGATAAAGGATTCCATTAATACCGATGATATTGTGCTTGCATTTAACAACGATGCCGGCACAGCGTTTGAAAACAGTAAAGACGCGGAAGACCTGGGTACCAATGGCGCACAGATAGCATTATCGGCCCTGTCAAGCGATAGCGTCAAAACCGTCATCCATCACCGGCCTTTCCCAAAAAAACAACAGGAGATCATCCCCCTAACGTCTGACGCTTCCGCATCAGGGCCGTATCAATTAAAGTTAAGGGAGCTCAGCAATGTACCTGCCATCTACGAAGTATGGCTTAAGGATAACTTTACTAAAGATTCGCTGGATCTTAAACACAACAATATCTACAGCTATAATATTGATAAAAGCACTCCGGCTACTTTCGGTAAAAACCGGTTTCAGCTAATATTGCGCCAATCGCCTGCATTGGGCCTGCGGCTGCTTGATTTTAATGCCATCAAAGCAACGGACGGAGCTAAAACAACCTGGGTTGTTGAAAATGAGGCCAACTACACAACGTTTGCGCTGCAAAGAAGCATCGACGCCGGTAATACCTGGGAAGATTTGAAAGTTATACAATCGGAAGGTTTGGGCACCTACTCTTATACCGACCCTAACCCGGCTAAAGGCTTAAATAAATACCGTGTTCAGTTAACTGATTTAAACAATGATACCAGCCTGTCAAAAGAATTGCCGTTAATGTATGCCAATACAAAAAATAACATAGGCAATAGCCTGCTCTCGATATATCCAAACCCGGTAAAGGAAACGGTAAACTTAACCATAGCGCAATCCAACACAGCATCAAATTATAATATCCAATTAACTAACAGTAGCGGTATGATATTGAAGACAGTAAATATCACACAGCTTTACTGGAAAAACAACGTGGCCGGTTTAGTACCCGGAACATACATTATAAGGGTTATCGATAACAAAACAAAACAGTTGATTGGCACCGGTAAATTTTTAAAACTATAATAAACGATTTGCGCATATGAAAAAAAAGTTCTTTTTAACCGCTCTTGTTTTTGCGGCCGGCACCTTAAGTTGTTTTGCCCAGTTAGATAATCCCTGTGATAATGCCGACGGCGACGCTACCTGCCCGCTTGATACCTGGGTTATTGTTTTAGCTGCAGCTGTATTTACTTTTGCCGCAATTCATTTATACCGCAAACAAAAATCCCTCCAGGCTTAGCGCCCAAAGGGATTTTTGCATTAGTTCAATAATTGATCAGTAAATTTCTTATGCTTTTTTCATTGGCACCTGCGGCTGTTGTACCTGGTTAAGCTGTAGTTGCTCAATAATACCGTTAACAACTTTTGGCAATTCTTTTACAGTTTTTTGCGGATTGTGCAGTTCGCCAACACCAAAACCACGCCATACCAATTTGCGCGATCTGGTATCCATAATGTCGATAATCAGGGTACCTTCTTTGTAAGGCACGCGGGCATAACCGCCGCCGCCATAACCGTAACCATAAGGGTATCCCCAACCCCAGCCGCCGTAGCCATAAAACGGAC
It contains:
- a CDS encoding T9SS type A sorting domain-containing protein encodes the protein MKTQLRCVLFTGYLLCLISSVAAQETSDNLTYYYNNFETSSAGTITSLGATGVGNATRTSSSVTIDASTTSALNGSVSLRSAVPATNAISAIRWDFVGSGTSGSVDLTANDFEWNFIYKNNSNTGPSDPDVMAVGNNTWRYWLIANDYTTNNMQGIYITHTGTTLSLRYRYDNGTFSGHYNELLNATMANDQQTYMIKVQRLKDGRWAIFKDVFVAGMTTAKTLVASSTSTTGGGYSTYYYSYLESTCTTAGRFQWDNFDMYTRVLQFTTTGANGTANNVTQPAYYENESVTLYGLKIISRGNFVINQLVMNTSGAGFEGYFNSSGSLYRSDDSYYSTSSDALISSVTYTGNAIQNYNVGDLITSSGNTDGSYSVPGYYFWTGTVKSQLNYGGSPTGTITVTSINTLTGNGNSSAITYTGPSSNGNIITFANAIDWTGASDNNWNNTGNWSPATVPTSTNVARIGVVSFKNQPIVQSSVPSIASMVFGPLTSTLSGSPSITLTINNTYSLTVNGAITQNHNSSSGDVTTTITGTGNATLSCNSFIVGDNTTPPAPNIFSSPTSNTTTINTTVPVFSITNSLSLNTTSSALGYYALGFLQNYSVNNAAFHLNSGSLTVSNIATTNLNYVNRNDGIVTITNAALVDMDTGTGASTLTLTGNTPLSAATGGTIDFTTGGIGTGLVNYAATSGTQTVYATNDSFIGTNPSNYDNLTLSGAAAKTVDGGALTVSESWATSGGAINLNTNNPVITVTGTWTNSANVTQGSGNIAITGNTTNSAVITGGSGTLTFNGDYTNTGTFTAGTGTVFFSKAGAQSLTDNSTNGTKFNNVTVNGSNTKTMSGTGKFAVSSSGILTMGGTATLAAGGVLTLNSDATGSATVDAIPSGTAITGNVNVQRFISGGNSYNRGYRLLSSPVNTGSPAKVISINYLKNSSWITGTTGTTGGFDKSGNPTIYCFRENIASSQASFTAGNFRGINNINSSPTYIFDTDGSHTIPVGNGFLFFFRGDRTAADLATSTTASYVPTNTTLTTTGTLNTGNITVTNWYSGTTSLLFSNTTGSQVNGYNLVGNPYAATINWEKFNRRGTTTTVSATSSIYGAGFPSEVSSAATLSAPGKIWVYNPKTKQYASYMQKATAISTADTTTNINPGISSDGYASNMIASGQAFFIQATSASQSLTFRESAKSTTQPTASNLIALLSAPADKGLQKLAATAADMGILKAAEAQSAASQQTSSSSAEPILRLQMIKDSINTDDIVLAFNNDAGTAFENSKDAEDLGTNGAQIALSALSSDSVKTVIHHRPFPKKQQEIIPLTSDASASGPYQLKLRELSNVPAIYEVWLKDNFTKDSLDLKHNNIYSYNIDKSTPATFGKNRFQLILRQSPALGLRLLDFNAIKATDGAKTTWVVENEANYTTFALQRSIDAGNTWEDLKVIQSEGLGTYSYTDPNPAKGLNKYRVQLTDLNNDTSLSKELPLMYANTKNNIGNSLLSIYPNPVKETVNLTIAQSNTASNYNIQLTNSSGMILKTVNITQLYWKNNVAGLVPGTYIIRVIDNKTKQLIGTGKFLKL